In the genome of Quercus robur chromosome 3, dhQueRobu3.1, whole genome shotgun sequence, one region contains:
- the LOC126719606 gene encoding uncharacterized protein LOC126719606 produces the protein MDQMRKSMDEMWENMRRVNPIDDLVHRTDFLFTASINSHPLPPKFKMPSLDSYDGTRDSFDHITTFKTTMHLQGVPDEIMYEAFPTTLKGPARVWFSKIPSNIVSSFKELSKLFVNNFIGGQRHKRSLSNLLTIKQGENESLQSFITRFNKEALTVNEIDDKLLLVAFHNGVNSNLFIYKLYEQEPQTMAELVHLAQNFMNVEDAIIAKQRKRVE, from the coding sequence ATGGATCAGATGAGGAAGTCCATGGACGAGATGTGGGAGAACATGAGAAGGGTGAATCCCATAGATGATTTAGTTCATCGAACAGACTTCCTTTTCACGGCTTCCATCAATAGTCACCCTTTGCCTCCTAAGTTCAAGATGCCTTCCTTAGACTCATATGATGGAACGCGTGACTCTTTTGATCATATCACTACTTTCAAGACTacgatgcaccttcaaggggttcCAGATGAGATTATGTACGAGGCCTTCCCTACCACCCTCAAAGGGCCAGCACGAGTGTGGTTCAGCAAGATACCTTCGAATATTGTAAGTTCTTTCAAAGAATTAAGTAAGCTGTTTGTCAACAATTTTATCGGAGGACAAAGGCATAAACGTTCATTGTCCAACCTGTTAACCATAAAGCAAGGGGAAAATGAAAGCTTGCAGTCCTTCATTACTCGTTTCAACAAGGAAGCCCTGACGGTGAACGAGATAGacgacaagttgttattggtagcCTTCCATAATGGAGTTAATTCTAATTTATTCATCTATAAGCTTTATGAGCAAGAGCCTCAAACCATGGCTGAACTCGTCCATTTAGCCCAAAACTTCATGAATGTAGAAGATGCAATTATAGCTAAGCAAAGGAAGAGAGTCGAGTGA